The Manduca sexta isolate Smith_Timp_Sample1 chromosome 24, JHU_Msex_v1.0, whole genome shotgun sequence nucleotide sequence aattttaacaaaaaacttaaccgccttcaaaaaccactcaaaaccaaaaaatattttcacataatagGTATATAAGGTATACTGATAGGAAATTTAGCTCAtggatggactatgcaacaaatatagcttaactagcaattttaattaggcaccgacgcCAAAAATGgcatccaatatatacctgttatgtgaaattattttttggttttgagtggtttttgaaagcggttaaattttttgttaaaattatttaatttttttgcttttttgtgttagtaaaaaatagaccgtctcgatGGCGTGTTTcactcacgatacgactatcgcgctcaggagttacacctctgagtacccctgaaaaggggaaaaggtgtgatgctatatacatgtatgtatgtaagtagtagagtcaactaaacccaacccaaaaaacacaactgatatgtttcactcacagtacgactatcgcgctgaaatattacgcctctgcctacccctgacacggggaaaaggtgttatgctatatgtataagtatgtgagaagtataCTCAATTAAacccaatgcaaaaacataactaaaaacgtcacaggaaagctaaattcgcgatttcgttttctcgGACGAcaaaattattctagttttttttagttttaaaaccacaatactgaagcgatgttgaaaaaaaaattatgggaccaatctggagagatattctttcaaataaaaaaatatttttccaaatcggttcgtaaatgagcgagttctgaggtagcaaacatacaaaagaaaaaaaaaatcattcccgtcgaattgataacctcttcctttttttgaagtcggttaaaaaatacttacatttatacaatttatacgatgtattaaatattggatcccactgctgggaacatctctactactgatagggtttaggcattcaccaagctggcctagtgtgggtttgttacttacttttattaactacaatattttaactaatttctATTTTACAACAATGGCTAAAAAAACCGTGAACGAACGGCGCGAAGGCAGCCGCAGTTCACCAACTGGGACTCCAACCAATCACAATGCAGAGTGCCTACTCACACCCTCACACCGACCGACGAATATGGCCGCGCGCTGATTTGAATCTCATTCTGTTCCGTACAAAGTTTCTCGGTCATTGCCGAGAATCTCGTCGGTTTTTAGCCGAGAACCGAGACAAAATTCTCGGTTGGATTTATGGCCAAGAATGCCgagaccgagatctcggtcgaGCCTTTCATGagtgccactccgtacacaaccacaagctgtccatatcgaccatactaaagtcagtttgagtggattgcagttcaattcagttgaacacagtgaatgttcggaaagtcaaatctagtacgtagtacatattgtTACAACGCAGCACATGCCAAGCAAAGCCAGCCATGCAGCCACGTgttaagccaagccaaagccaaagccatgccaagccaagccaagccaagccaagccaagccaagccaaagccaaagccaaaaccacagccacagccacagccacagccacagccacagccacagccacagccacagccaaagCTAAAGCCATGCCACGGAGGTTGAATGCCGCAACTTCCACTCGAGCCAGCCAGCAGTATCAATATTGCCTATGGTTCGCCGTTGATTGTTCGTGACATGACATCCAACTGTTAAATGACTGGTATAAAAACCCAAGGCATTAATTTCAATGGACATTCAATTGTGTGCACTAGTATAAGGCGAAACGCTGTCCgactaataaaacataatctctgaagtaatttgtatttatatttctcccttctgttttaatatatatcaatGCGGAAGGCACTAAAAAAGGGTGAAAAGCCTCTCTGTCTAACAttcatattgtataattttaagtttcatCTCTCAGGGTTGTTTTTACTTAACCTGTAAATAAAAGGGGGAGGGGCCAAGACGAATTTCGGCAACGGCGACCAATCTTAACGAAGATtagccaggtatgcaggagatattatagtgcacatgtCTATGCAATACACAAGTGATTACAgataaagtaagtatttatcaatttaaacaattaaaatatacttaacttttgagataaaataaaaccacaaagccagatataaaatttattgtccCCACAATTTACTTGACCGCTTTAAGCCTCAATTAGACGGAACGCGTTACTTGCGTGTGCCAAAGTTCTTGAACCGAGTCTCGCCTGAACCGATATTATTTTTGAAGCAATTTTATGCCGCGCCGCCAAGAATTGTATATAAACGTTCGAGGTGATATAAGAGCTCcgtctaattaatatttatctgtACCAGCTACTAAATTATATCCTTCAAGTTTAGTACAAATTTGAAGGATATAATTTAGTTAGTACAAATAAGTTTAGTACAAataagaagcggcgatagcctagttggttgtggaacggactgccgagatgaatgtccgcaggttcaaatcccaagggcacacacctctgatttttctaataaattatgtgtgtattctttgtgaattatcgcttgctttaacggtgaaggaaaacatcgtgaggaaacctgcatacctgagaagttctctataggaatttcgagggtgtgtgaagtctaccaatccgcactaggccagcgtggtggactaaggcctaatccctctcagtagtagaggaggcccgtgctcagcagtgggcaagtatataatacagggctgatattattattagtacaaaTGCGAcattcgtttattttaatacaatggaCTACAAAAAGGTTGTCGTTTGTTTTTACTAAACCTTTAGCGTCTATGAGATTCATAAAACGCTTTACCTCCACGTAATCATCTAAGAACTCAGGCCACAAATCCTTTGGgattttgaaacaatttattcCAGTGATCAATAGATCACACGTACAGTCTGTTATAATCGGATAATATGATATACTTACtcattattaacattataccgagataaaatataaatacataagaaattagTGATAGTGAAAGTGTCTTGACTCTTGAATGTCTTTCGAAGGAAGCCATTGCTCTTTTCGATCCTTCACTCTTCGCGCAAATATTGTCGCTTTAGAAGCCGCCTAGATGTTGTTTTGACTATATTGTGAAACAGACACTTGCTTCAGCAACTTTAGCAGCTGTCAATTTCGTAGGGTCTCTATAATAAATTTGCAGCACTTGTGTAACGACTAGCGCCTTAGGCTCTCTTACCGATTCCTGCTTATTGTTTACATTCTACACGCATATCACGtaatgtaaatagtaatttttcttTGACTCTACTTAATAGGGTATACCGCcatctttttttaaaacagtcTCAAATTAATCATAAGGTAATAAAATACGTCtagaatttttttaagaaaatattcaatcaataagtgccacaagtacatttaaatattacattttaaattttcccgtgtaaataaatgaaaatgctAGAGGCCACGTTGCTGACGTCATATCGACGGTAAACATCAAGTAACAACGCTGTGCACTGAGAAAGAgtaaatttttacaattaaaattagtactaCTATCCTTATCACTGGTGTATGGTTTCTAAATGTAAGAATACTAGTGTAATAACGTCGAAAAAAATGTGGATTCAAGTGCCAACAGATATAACTATGAGGAAAACTTGGTTACAACTTGCGAGAAAAGATCCAAATTTATTGTCCGAAAAATTTGTCTATttcaatacaatagaaatagTGAACGCGTATTGATAAATAAGTATCAAGTAATTTACTGTCTTAATGACGTCATGTCATGGTGGCACTCGTTTCGCATACCCTcagaccaaaggtaaccatttgatgattgtaaagtgtacgcaagccgaccttagcaacataatatttgtctcgttcttttcaacgattttagcctatttgaaaaaataggataagtatatgaagGTAATTttgattccttctatgcttgttattgttttgaGCGCATAggtatttgtaaaacagataaaaaaagtcaaaactttgaactgactttaaaaaattgttttataattttatgaactgaaactacTACTTTCCGATGGCTTTTTCATTAAACtatcatatttatgtatttttggattttttctcatatacactaaaataccctatcgacataaaatataagtacaacAGACCTCTGCTGCACTTATATTTTGTGGTTAAAACAGTTTCATGACGTCTCTTACCTTATTCCTATGATtcattgtacatacatacatacatagtatcacgcctttatcccataggggtaggcagagactatagattgccactttgcacggtcctggcatacttcacgcgcttcctcaaccttcattaatcctttcatgcattccctccggttccgggtacttttgacctggcctttactgagaatgtcagatatctgacattcgaaggttcggtgcggtcaacccctaccggctcttccatccacattcgccttataaaccctctttgtcagtctcttatcatccatcctctccaaatgcccaaaccaccttagcatacccttctCAATTTTTGTAACTACATCCTCTGTCAGTCCACACATATCCATTACCGTAGTATTCCGCACTCTATCATTCAAAGTCACCCCACACATACTTCTTAACGCTCTCATTTCCactgctttaattttactttcatgcTTTTTCTGCCATACCCAACTTTCACTACCATACATCAGAGTGGGCAATAACACTCCTCTATAGACAGCCAGTCGTGCCTTTTTGGACACTTTGCAGCTACCCATAAAAGTGTGCAGCGCCCCATTCACCCGATTCCCTGCACTCACACGTCTATCTATATCACTATCATTCCTTCCATCACTAGTGAAAACACAACCCAGATACACAAACTCTCTTACTTGCTGAAGCCTTTCATCACGGATTATAATGTTGCATTCTGTCATGCTATCGTCCCTTTCAAACACCATAActttcgttttattaatattcacttTCATACCCTTTCTCCCAAAAGCACCATCCATAATTGTCACTAACTTTTGTAACTCTTCCGCCGATGAAGCAAGCAAGCAATTGATTCATTGTATTTTGCGCAAAGTCTGCGGAGTGTGGAAGCATTGGAAATAAACCTTTTTACCAAGTTTATAGCACACATTATTGTGAAGAAAGTATGGTTAAAGGTATGGTTTTACATTATTGCGTATCATTTTCGGAGCTAATATGCCTAATGAccattgaaagaaaaaaaaactgcatcgaATTGGGTTCTTATTGCGTTATCTTattcctttataatattatagcggTTAAGTTTGGAAAGACGCGTaaatgtttgtcagaagtaaaagCTACAAACCCCTGATATTAGGATGGAATTTGGATAATgaacaatttatacaaaatgtttgatGCCAATCGATCCCAAGGATTAAAAGGCTAATGGTCCCAATTAGAGATTTGAGTACTTTTAAGATCAGAAATTGCCAAAAACTTCCACTGAGTTTCCTCTGATAAATTTTCCCGATTATGGCTTCAGAAAAAATGTAATGGTTAGCGTGCCGTcagaacataaattataatattttattcattttcaatGATTTATCAATAGAAAATAAAGTAGCGAACAATATCTGGTCTTCGAtccattacaaataaattattatgattatagcctacaaataatataaacttgcGAACAAAATGAACGAAAACAAACATACAgtagaattgagaacctcctcctttttacTGAAGTCGGTTAAACTTTAACAGTTCAAgcttttcgtaatttaaaaagtaatgatGTTCgtaaatcttatcttacttattaattatacaaatgcgaatgtttgtgaaaatgtttgcttGTTGCTTAGACGTAAATTCCGTAAAAactgaacgaattttgatgAACTTTGACACACGGGTGGAATGAATGTCGTTTCATCCCAGTAATTAGTTCCCACTGGAATTAATGAGATATTTTAGGCTCTGACGTTATACCCACGCCATTTTGTAGCCTTTTTCACGGAAGCGAATATTGTTACTATTTAGAACAACgaaataataagataaataatatgggcAATTTGTAGCCAAACAACATAGGTACTTaacagcaataaatatttaatatgcattATAAAACTCGGATGTTGAAATCATTATCAGCTTAGCAACCACGACAGTCCCTATGAggatttggtgggccctaccgttaTCGCCGAGGGTGCCAACTGCCAACGGATGGTACGCTGGCGATGCACGGCTATCTGGTCACAGCCCCCGGAAGGAAGAAAGGAGGGGGTAGAGTGTAGGAAGAGAAAAAAAAGGAGAAGGAGCTTTCTTAGGATGAAACAAAATTTAGGATTTTtcgtaatgttaaaatataaaattatacgaaGCAGCAgccgtttatttataaattgtcaaTCCAATAAATTTTGTCGTTTGGATTTAGGAAgtcccttattctgtatgattgtgtaaacgcgtaacgcggccgtgtcatgttatcttcgagaaatgtgcgtggaatggtattgtgtaagccaaatttctatagtcctaaacatgatgcgttgtgttacgtgcttgttacacactgtcaaaataacgtgcgggatagagaataaggccccagtagacaactgtaaacataacaaacacCGTAATTTTACGAACGCGTGTTCACAAAACCAacgttattttcaaaataaataaaagacataCGTAAGAGTAGGCAGTATGATCGggagactatagcctgtcctctaagggcgaatcaaaaaaaaaaatcaaacttcacACAAGGTGTTCAAGTTTGAATGTAACGAAAGTcgaaaaaaaagattttgtttgaatttatttatcatgttttgtTGTTAGTTTGAACACAAATCAACAAATAGATATTCGTAATGGATGGtgattattatcaaataacttCTGACTTGGATGCGCGACAAGTCTTGAGATATTTAAACAATCTTGGCATTCATAACATCAGTGGagaagtacttaaatatttcataacaggTATGTAAACGAAATAGATAGGCATCACGCTTTCATAAGTTAATATTCGTATGCTTGTTATATCATCCTTTTATTAAACTTCTAATATTTACACTTTTCATAGAGTTCGGCGTTGAACTTTCACCTAGTCTTGCACAAtgattgaaatacaaaaatttataaccacatgtacatataaaattttcagacctaaaaaaactcataaaatatGACCTACAGAACCGAAATAAAGACAAAAATGAACATGAAGAATTCGAAGTGCAATGGTCAGAGAGATTGTATAGCGCCAGTACATTTTCTTCTAGAACAAAATCAAAAAGCCAAGAAGGTATTGTTCCCTGTAGCAAAGAATGTCAGAAAACAAAAAGATTACATAGAGTACAGAATATTAGAAATGTTTATTCTGCACCTAATTTAGGACCTATTAAGTCTGATGATAAACCAGTCAGAAGAGCCTGTTCCTGTGTTAGAAATGAAACTAAACCAGACATAAAGGAAAAAGAGAAGATCACAGTAAATACAAATAACTGTGAGTACAATAAACCTATTGCAGCATTATCAGACAACTCATATTAGCATAGAGTTAATGTTCAGTGATGCATCAATCTCAGAAGTAAATATAGTCAATTCCCCTCAACCTACACATTATGCACATTATTTCTCTCCAGATAAATTAGTCTCATTGCAAAACAGTCggaattatttaatgaatactgTGTCTTGGAGGCAAACTTTCTGTATTTACTTGTGCCTATCTCAGGTGTAGGATTTAGTGcccatttaaattttaatcttaattcTGATTTCACTTTATTACAGTGATAAAAGTGCAGAAACAACCAGTGAAGAAGAAATGTGACCCTGTGTCATTGTACCACTACTATACATCATTGTGGGCTAAGTACAAGCCCAACGTACCTGGCGAGAATGATTGGTCAGAGTTAAGATGGAGTGTCAGACAGAAGATGGCTGGTAATTATCCCAGACAGACTGTAAATAaggttagttttatttatcaaaatgtgaATACTATACAAGTAAAggtatgattaaaataaaaaccctaAAATACCACAGACTAGACCTAGTTAGTATTAACTGATAACACACCCTTTGTTATATAGGTATAGAAAGAAAGTACTAAGATTTCTTGTCTGTATAcatatagatacataatatgtGTGTTAGTGGGGTAGCATAGACGGGATGCCTGGGACAGATTTAGGGAGGTGGAAAAATCTCTAAAATAAAAGCTTATAAAATTTCTTAAGTTATGCAaatttagacatttaaattaaactattttatgaattttattgcggttaaaatagtttaatttaaataaaagcttataaaaatttgaattttttcattTCACATTTTGTGCTATAGAATAGTAGGTAGAGGAGGGGATGCATGCagcttttttgtattaaaattgtcttttttGCTCTTGTTCCTAGGACTGGTACATTTGGAATCTAAACCAGGCAGTAAAAACTCACTCTGCATTTGCTGTGTGTATAACTTTATAGACAAAGATTATGATAGGATATAGATTAATGTTAACAATAGTTTCTTTTGACCAAAACATTTACCACCTCTCACTAGTACATATCATAATCTTTTaactttaaggttatagcttaaggtccatttttaatacattttgtttcacctttaatctgggtaactaaacaagtattgacaagtaaagaatttaaattcacgtctagttagtgattagttctcgcagttgaaagaagtatgtttcaattttattatatgtagttCCCACTGCCTTATTTCTAGTATAAGTCCCGTTCACTTGTCTGGCAGACACGGTACACTGTAGTGAATAGAACTGAATATGTTAAACACcagaatatttgttaaatagctatatatacatttttaaattggtaATTTATAGGTTTCAGGAACTCAAGCTTCAGAAAAAGATGGGACTCTGAGGAATTGATTACATCATAGTTTTAAgcttataatagttatattctaaataaattgtgaCATTTCATTGgtgaattattatgttttcttattgtattttttttctgcatTATATTgttgccaaataaataaattggaaataatataaacatttgtttttttattcctgATGGGGCAAGTAGAGATTTAACCAACGCACCCACTTGTAGTATGTTTTTCATCTCATGATGAGATAGGTGGTGAGTCTATTTTGGTAAGAGTACTGACCCTCATTCTTGTTCAGGGTAGACTTGAGACTTGAAGGgtttaattactaattaatgtatttagtaTGTCAATTGTTCCTATGCTCATAGGTATGATAAAAGCATgtaatagcaaaataaaaaaaaacaatattaccaataatattaactaactttatatttaatagactTTACActtggtttaatttaaatgcttgTTGTTTATCTGTTGTGATTGAATGGAAATGATCTAAGATTCTTTCTTCAATCTTCTCAGCAGCAGCCTGGGTGAGGACCAATGTGTCATGTTTTAGCATGGAGTACACATTGAGTCCATAAACTGGCATTAGGTTTACATGTTGCAAGCGGTCTGTGGCTACAATTATGTTCTTTGGAGCTATGTCATTGCTGAAATGTAAAAAGCAATCATGTCAGTTGGGCACATAATAAGACAACCAGTATGTTAATGCCATGAGGATAAGGGTCAATATGCTGGATTCAGGAAatgtcagaaaaataaaatataaaaactgcgataaaatccgaaagatagtttaatataaaataatgattgcaATCTGACACATTAATATAAGTAGTCGTAAACAAACACTTGCTATTTTTAAACATctccttatttatattaatttatgagtGGAATGAtgatgttttgtattttgtttcaCAATTGGTCTATATTTAGGACCTATTTATATGATTGCCAtctattttacatgtaaaattcatatatttcCACAGAATTGAAGTTAACGTTATTGACTGGTGCAACAACTTgtgtatcatattattttttttagtctaCTATAGGTGGAAGATTATTGCTAAGGTTTTACTTGCTAATTTAATGGCCTTTAATATTGCTACAGAGCTGGGCAAAGATGTTCCCATACTTTTTAgcctaagtaataaaaaaaattacctatgtatatggtaaaaaaatctaaattatagtATTACAACACTTACTCATCAACAATCAAAACTGACGGTCCCCAATTCCTTTGTTCAATGAGGTCAACCAAATAATCTGGCTCATCTGAAGGCAGTTCCAAGTCCTTTACAATATGGAGGTCATCCTGTGCCAATTTCACTGATAAAGTTGTGGTTAAACCATGGAGTCTTACATGGAAAGGTAGCATGAAAAAGTGGGACTTGCCAGATCTAGGTCCATGGGCTATCCCACCACCGCGCCACAGTGGGGACCTTATAGAGCCATGCCGAGCCTTGCCCATACCTTTTTGTGGCCACGGTTTCCTTCCACCTCCTCGGACTTCAGCTCGAGTCTTCGTATGAGCCCAGGACACCCATCTATACTTTTTCTGCCATATAATATTGCGATGTATAATGTCTATTCTAGCGGGCGCGGCGTACACTAATGGATGCAGTTCAAATAATCCTATTTTCTTTTCTTCGATAGTGTCCATGTTCTCAATCCA carries:
- the LOC115447664 gene encoding uncharacterized protein LOC115447664 — translated: MDGDYYQITSDLDARQVLRYLNNLGIHNISGEVLKYFITDLKKLIKYDLQNRNKDKNEHEEFEVQWSERLYSASTFSSRTKSKSQEGIVPCSKECQKTKRLHRVQNIRNVYSAPNLGPIKSDDKPVRRACSCVRNETKPDIKEKEKITVNTNNLIKVQKQPVKKKCDPVSLYHYYTSLWAKYKPNVPGENDWSELRWSVRQKMAGNYPRQTVNKVSGTQASEKDGTLRN
- the LOC115447663 gene encoding 39S ribosomal protein L4, mitochondrial, which produces MASALISVIKKLHISVIPQIRVLSSNVTAVAANPINENLNVIKKEWKFPPQYTKPREVWIENMDTIEEKKIGLFELHPLVYAAPARIDIIHRNIIWQKKYRWVSWAHTKTRAEVRGGGRKPWPQKGMGKARHGSIRSPLWRGGGIAHGPRSGKSHFFMLPFHVRLHGLTTTLSVKLAQDDLHIVKDLELPSDEPDYLVDLIEQRNWGPSVLIVDDNDIAPKNIIVATDRLQHVNLMPVYGLNVYSMLKHDTLVLTQAAAEKIEERILDHFHSITTDKQQAFKLNQV